From the genome of Candidatus Eremiobacteraceae bacterium:
ACTCCGCGCTCGGCGCACAGCGGTGGATCAGTATTGGTCCGGTCATCTTCCAGCCGTCCGAACCGGCGAAGCTGTTCACAACGTTGTCGGTCGCCGCGGCGCTCGGCAATCCTAAGCGTTCGTACGACCGGTTTCAAGACTACCTCATCCCGATCGTCGCGCTGGCGGTTCCCGTGCTGCTCGTGCTTGCCCAGCCCGATCTCGGCACGGCGCTCGTCCTCGTCGCGATCTTCACCGCGATGCTGTTCTTCGCGCTGCCGAAGGCGCGCTATTTCGCGGTCTATGCCGGCGTGCTTGCGGGTTTGGGTACGCTCGCCGTGACCACGCCATATCTTTTGCACGGCTACCAGCGCGCGAGGCTGCTCGTCTTTCTCAATCCGCAAAACGACCCTCAAGGCGCGGGCTGGTCGCTCATCCAGTCGAAGATCGCGATCGGGTCCGGCATGATGTTCGGCAAAGGTCTATTCAACGGCACGCAGACGCAACTTGGTTTCGTACCCGAACACGCCACGGATTTCATCTTCACGGTGATCGGCGAGGAGTGGGGCTTCATCGGAGCTCTTGCGCTGCTCGTTCTGTACGCCGTCTTGCTGGCGATGGGATTGCTTTCGCTCGCGTCCGCGCGCGACCGCTACGGCGTGCTCGTCGCCGCGGGTATTACCGCGATGTTCACGTTTCACATCTTGATCAACATCGGCATGACGGTCGGGATCATGCCGATCACAGGCATTCCGCTTCCATTTATCTCGTATGGCGGATCGAGCTTGATCACGTGTCTGATGGCCGTCGGCGTGCTGCTCAACATCCATCTACAACGCGATAAGATCTCGTTCGACGACGCATGACCCACGCGGCCGAAGACCGCCGCCTCGTCTATTCGACCGACGGCGGCAGCGTAGTCCCGGAGAAGACGCCTTCACCCCGGAAAACGTCAACCAACTCCGGCATTCCGGACGACGGCGTCGTGCGCGTTTTCCGCGAGAAGCGGCGCGGCAGTTCGGTGACCGTGGTGACCGGACTGAAGGAAGCGGAGCTCCAATCGGTGGGATCGGATCTGAGGCGCCGCTGCGCGACCGGCGGCACCGCGAAGAACGGCATCGTGGAACTGCAGGGCGACAAACGCGACGCGGTGATCGCGTATTTCAAGGCGCTAGGGCGCCGTGTGAAGATCGCCGGGTGACCGTACTAGGGCAAGTATCGATTGCCCTAGTTTTTTTTACGATGGGCAAGCGATGCTTGCCCTAGTACGGCTTGCCTAGTACGGCTGGCCCTAGTACGGCTTAGGCTCCGGCGGCTGCTTTCGCGGCGGTCATCGCCGCTTCGTAGTCCGGCTCGGATGTCGCGTCGGGGACCAGCTGAACGTAGCGAACGATACCATCGCCGCCGATGATGATGATCGCACGTGTGAGCAAGCCTTTTTCTTTGGCGCGCACGCCAAAAGCATAGCCGAAAGAATGATCGCGGTAGTCGGACAGCATGCCGATATTCTGCACGGTCTCCGCGACGCACCATCGCTTTTGCGCGAACGGCAGATCCATGCTGACCGCATACGTCTTGAGCTTGTCCGCGGGAATCTCGTCAACGCGCTTGCTGAACTTCCCGGTCTCGAGGGAGCAAAGGCCGGTGTCCAGCGACGGTACGACAAGGAACATCACTGCACGCTTACCTCCGTCGAGCGCATCGTTCAGCGTGACTTCCGAGAGATCGCCGCCCGAGAGCTGGAAATCCGGCGCCTTATCGCCTGCCGCCACTGCCCGGCCTTGAAGTGTGATGGGGTTGCCCTTCCAGGTGACGACGCCGGTGCGCTCAGGCGCTAGATCGATTGGCATGGGTTGTTCCTTTCACGACTGCTTTGAATGGCGCGCGTTTCGAGCCGTCCTACGCTCGTACCGCTCTCAACGCGTCGAAAAGGCCAATCCGTCCCTCCTGGAGAACCATCAGGGCGAACCGGACTACGAGCCGGAGGCCCGTACCACGAACCGCTCGCGCGTTGCATTCACGGCGAAGACGTCGTCCAACAGTTTTCGAGCACGACGCCGCCACCGAGAAGAGTTTCTTCCCAAGATTTCACAGGTTCCGCAACGCCCCGTCTCGCGCCGTACGCTCCCGCTCCGAAGCCCGCAATAGGGCATGCCGGTTCCACGCGACGCCTTAGCTTGCGCCTGCCATACGGGCGAGCAGAGGCGAGGCTTATGCGTGCATACCGTCGCTAGAGGGCACGACGCCGATCCTACAACCGACACGATCGCCACGATCACCTGAGAACCAGACCGATCACGCAATCGCCTTCCGCTTTCGCCGTTACACCGGCTCCTCT
Proteins encoded in this window:
- the rodA gene encoding rod shape-determining protein RodA, which codes for MLERPWYQSLNYVMAAVAIALAAMGLMVIKSATLHASDARTDFDHQVAYLIVGVIAMAAMTFTDYHLWQRFAWPVYAANLLMLAAVLAAGHSALGAQRWISIGPVIFQPSEPAKLFTTLSVAAALGNPKRSYDRFQDYLIPIVALAVPVLLVLAQPDLGTALVLVAIFTAMLFFALPKARYFAVYAGVLAGLGTLAVTTPYLLHGYQRARLLVFLNPQNDPQGAGWSLIQSKIAIGSGMMFGKGLFNGTQTQLGFVPEHATDFIFTVIGEEWGFIGALALLVLYAVLLAMGLLSLASARDRYGVLVAAGITAMFTFHILINIGMTVGIMPITGIPLPFISYGGSSLITCLMAVGVLLNIHLQRDKISFDDA
- the tpx gene encoding thiol peroxidase gives rise to the protein MPIDLAPERTGVVTWKGNPITLQGRAVAAGDKAPDFQLSGGDLSEVTLNDALDGGKRAVMFLVVPSLDTGLCSLETGKFSKRVDEIPADKLKTYAVSMDLPFAQKRWCVAETVQNIGMLSDYRDHSFGYAFGVRAKEKGLLTRAIIIIGGDGIVRYVQLVPDATSEPDYEAAMTAAKAAAGA